One Methanolobus sp. WCC4 DNA segment encodes these proteins:
- the pstA gene encoding phosphate ABC transporter permease PstA, whose product MTYTEKSKDIKTNFLPLVSKINLRQLTGRVFITLSYLSAILILLVLFFILGTIGIKALPSLSLHFILTSESNQPGLGGAIGNAVVGTILLSIFSTILATPVAVGTAIYLKRYAKDGFAVRTFRFLIDVLSGTPSIVLGIFGFLVFAFYMRSITGGFSLISGSIALAILILPVIERASEEAIDTVKFDIEAASYALGATKWETIKNITIPSALSGILTGIVLGTGRAAEESAVVIFTAGYTQFYPEFKIAASDKLLYGVKIYPFQDLVASLPLTIYNAYNYPHLVSDSEAFAAAFVLITIVLIINATIRLIAWRHRIG is encoded by the coding sequence ATGACATATACCGAAAAATCAAAAGATATTAAAACCAATTTTCTACCATTAGTGTCAAAAATTAATTTGAGACAACTCACAGGTAGAGTATTTATTACTTTGTCGTATTTGTCTGCTATTCTCATATTATTGGTATTGTTTTTCATTTTGGGAACGATTGGAATAAAGGCGCTTCCAAGCCTTAGTTTGCATTTCATACTTACTTCTGAATCCAATCAACCCGGACTTGGTGGTGCAATTGGAAATGCTGTGGTAGGCACTATACTCCTGTCTATTTTTTCTACAATATTGGCAACACCTGTAGCTGTAGGGACGGCAATATATCTAAAAAGGTATGCAAAGGATGGTTTTGCAGTACGAACATTCCGTTTTCTTATTGATGTACTTTCAGGTACGCCATCTATCGTCCTAGGTATTTTTGGTTTTCTGGTATTTGCATTCTATATGCGGTCGATTACTGGAGGTTTTTCTCTAATCTCTGGTTCCATTGCTCTTGCAATACTTATATTACCGGTGATTGAACGCGCAAGTGAAGAAGCGATAGATACAGTAAAATTTGATATTGAAGCTGCCAGTTATGCACTTGGTGCCACAAAATGGGAAACAATAAAAAATATTACAATACCTTCTGCTCTTTCAGGAATTCTGACAGGTATAGTACTGGGTACAGGCCGTGCTGCAGAAGAATCTGCCGTTGTGATCTTTACTGCAGGCTATACACAGTTCTATCCTGAATTTAAGATTGCTGCAAGTGACAAGCTGTTGTATGGTGTGAAGATATATCCGTTCCAGGATCTAGTGGCAAGCTTACCACTTACAATTTATAATGCATATAACTACCCTCATTTAGTTTCAGATTCAGAAGCATTTGCTGCAGCATTTGTTCTAATAACTATTGTTCTGATTATCAATGCTACAATACGTTTGATTGCTTGGAGGCACAGAATTGGTTAA
- a CDS encoding type II/IV secretion system ATPase subunit: MVKLYLRSRLSRKKPSHVIDTNIQEEPDTIENTTLRIGGDVIETTDDILISDNNHTGEEESLLPQAEHEVPIHEAISSVLVLEKEGEQEGGSKKDALFFGDTSIDENDQIPAAEKESAKKKRKFGLILGKKKDSEIVYEDIVESLNEQDPDPAENSQVSLLLKKIEQIITPAPETIEEMEFIVGELSVPAPGVPQKEVNITYEVTPGCQYVHIEFDGESLQYKCLEPPLSESEEEALYIIQNAFDKMAHSEILLVEEEDRDEALRDRFDLIVDIYRLKLSETQKDKFFYYLHKKYMGFDRMDLLMKDPYIEDITCNGPYTPLYINHRVYSSVATDVIYEEIELNNFVMRMAQAAGRHISVLEPIRDATLVDGSRANLTLGKEVTKRGSTFTIRRFKSNPVSCIDLMNYKTYDSTVLAYFWLMIEYKRSVLAAGGTASGKTTTLNALGAFIPPEYKIVSIEDTAEMNLMHPNWTQSITRAGFGGGEGGKSAGDIELFDLLKAALRQRPEYIVVGEVRGAEAGTLFQAISVGHPCMGTIHAGSIHELLSRVESEPMNVPRNLFASVDMVIFNSMIKVGEHFLRRALRIVEIVELDPERGDLITNPVFKWNPVTDEYEYSGSSAMFDAINDEFGIDQMELVREMEMRGKYLESLANDGITEYEEVARAIRRYSREKDEMAEMSH, translated from the coding sequence TTGGTTAAACTCTATTTAAGATCAAGGCTCAGCCGAAAAAAGCCATCTCATGTAATTGATACAAATATTCAGGAAGAACCTGATACCATCGAAAATACCACCCTTCGTATAGGTGGAGATGTGATAGAAACAACAGATGATATTCTCATCTCCGATAACAATCATACTGGCGAGGAAGAGTCCCTCCTCCCTCAGGCAGAGCACGAAGTGCCCATCCACGAAGCAATTTCCTCCGTTCTGGTATTGGAAAAAGAGGGGGAGCAGGAAGGGGGATCAAAAAAGGATGCTCTCTTTTTCGGTGACACGTCTATCGATGAAAATGATCAAATTCCTGCTGCAGAGAAAGAGTCTGCAAAAAAGAAGCGAAAGTTTGGTCTTATTCTTGGTAAGAAAAAGGACTCTGAGATTGTATATGAGGATATAGTCGAATCCTTGAATGAGCAGGATCCGGACCCGGCCGAAAATTCACAGGTCTCTTTACTTTTAAAGAAGATAGAGCAGATAATAACCCCTGCACCTGAAACCATTGAAGAGATGGAGTTCATAGTCGGTGAACTATCAGTCCCTGCACCTGGAGTACCCCAAAAGGAGGTCAATATCACCTATGAGGTTACACCCGGTTGTCAGTATGTTCACATTGAGTTCGATGGCGAATCCCTTCAATACAAATGCCTTGAACCTCCACTTAGTGAAAGCGAGGAGGAAGCTCTTTACATCATACAGAATGCCTTTGACAAGATGGCACACTCTGAGATATTGCTTGTAGAAGAAGAGGACAGGGATGAAGCTCTGAGGGACAGGTTCGATCTTATAGTGGACATCTATCGTCTGAAGCTCAGTGAAACGCAGAAGGACAAATTCTTCTATTATCTACATAAGAAATACATGGGCTTTGACAGGATGGACCTCCTGATGAAAGACCCATACATTGAGGATATTACCTGTAATGGGCCGTACACACCCCTATATATCAATCACAGGGTCTACAGTTCGGTAGCTACTGATGTGATCTATGAGGAGATCGAGCTTAACAACTTTGTCATGAGGATGGCACAGGCAGCAGGTCGTCATATATCAGTTCTTGAACCGATCAGGGATGCAACCCTTGTGGATGGGAGCCGTGCCAACCTGACACTTGGAAAAGAGGTAACTAAAAGAGGTTCTACCTTTACTATCAGGCGTTTCAAGTCCAATCCGGTATCCTGTATCGACCTAATGAATTACAAAACCTATGACTCCACGGTACTTGCCTATTTCTGGCTGATGATCGAGTACAAACGATCGGTTCTGGCAGCAGGAGGTACAGCATCCGGTAAGACAACTACATTGAATGCTCTTGGTGCTTTCATCCCGCCTGAATACAAGATAGTATCTATCGAAGATACTGCTGAAATGAACCTCATGCACCCTAACTGGACACAATCTATCACAAGGGCTGGTTTTGGTGGTGGTGAGGGTGGCAAGTCCGCAGGAGATATTGAGCTTTTCGACCTCCTTAAAGCTGCTTTGAGGCAGAGACCTGAATACATAGTGGTTGGTGAGGTCCGTGGTGCTGAAGCAGGTACCCTGTTCCAGGCTATCTCTGTGGGTCACCCATGTATGGGAACCATACACGCAGGCTCTATCCATGAACTTCTCTCCAGGGTCGAATCCGAGCCGATGAACGTACCGAGGAATCTCTTTGCCAGTGTGGACATGGTCATCTTCAATTCCATGATCAAGGTCGGTGAGCATTTCCTCAGGCGTGCACTCAGGATAGTTGAGATTGTGGAACTGGACCCTGAACGTGGTGACCTTATAACGAATCCTGTGTTCAAATGGAATCCCGTTACGGATGAATACGAATACAGTGGCAGCAGTGCCATGTTCGATGCCATCAATGATGAGTTCGGTATCGACCAGATGGAGCTTGTCAGGGAAATGGAAATGCGTGGAAAGTACCTTGAATCCCTTGCTAATGACGGTATAACTGAATATGAGGAAGTTGCCAGAGCTATCAGGAGGTATTCAAGAGAAAAGGATGAGATGGCGGAGATGAGTCATTAA
- the pstC gene encoding phosphate ABC transporter permease subunit PstC, which yields MHKSPLFFFSLDKTEEMNNMTISRLESLTPKFVFAFCTALTVFITLFFIGFIFYIAYPTFESQGVINFITGSKWDYAEHIYGIRIYFLGTLILTVVTLALSVPIGVFTAIFLSEFASPRLVSIVKPLIELLVGIPSVVYGIFGYFVLGPLFVNYISPLTVSLLGLIPFFSTEINVRGVSLALASTVLAIMILPTIISMSEDSIRSVEDAYREASFALGATHWETISKVLLPTASKGIMAAVILGMMRAMGETMAIVMLFGGSNNIPTTFFGTGTAMTTKILSDVSFKIADAEARSAIFAIAAVLFATEILFVGLARAIGGRK from the coding sequence ATGCACAAATCACCACTCTTTTTCTTTTCATTAGATAAAACGGAAGAAATGAATAATATGACAATATCCAGGTTAGAATCATTAACTCCAAAATTTGTCTTTGCATTTTGCACTGCTCTTACAGTTTTTATTACATTATTCTTCATAGGTTTCATCTTCTACATTGCCTATCCAACATTTGAAAGTCAAGGTGTAATCAATTTTATCACAGGTTCTAAATGGGATTATGCTGAGCACATATATGGGATTCGTATATACTTTTTAGGAACTCTGATTCTAACGGTGGTAACTCTTGCATTATCTGTTCCTATAGGAGTTTTCACAGCAATATTTTTATCCGAATTTGCCTCTCCAAGGCTTGTTTCGATAGTGAAACCCCTGATTGAACTATTGGTTGGGATTCCTTCTGTAGTATATGGGATTTTCGGGTATTTTGTTCTTGGTCCATTATTCGTTAATTATATCTCTCCACTTACAGTTTCTCTGTTGGGTTTAATACCCTTTTTTAGCACAGAAATAAATGTGCGAGGGGTGAGTTTAGCGCTTGCATCAACAGTACTTGCCATAATGATTCTCCCTACTATCATATCAATGTCTGAGGATTCAATACGTTCAGTTGAAGATGCGTACAGAGAAGCTTCATTTGCTTTGGGTGCTACACATTGGGAAACTATTAGTAAAGTGTTGCTACCCACAGCATCTAAGGGTATAATGGCAGCTGTGATACTTGGTATGATGAGGGCTATGGGTGAAACTATGGCTATTGTAATGTTATTTGGAGGTTCTAATAATATACCAACAACATTTTTTGGAACAGGCACTGCAATGACTACCAAAATCCTGTCAGATGTTAGCTTTAAAATAGCTGATGCAGAAGCTAGAAGTGCTATATTTGCTATTGCTGCAGTACTTTTTGCAACAGAGATATTGTTTGTAGGATTAGCAAGGGCTATAGGGGGGAGAAAATGA
- a CDS encoding cation diffusion facilitator family transporter, translated as MYDMDLRFRKIRKVMVYVLFLNLAVSSAKIAYGYYTNVLSMQSDGFHSLFDGVSNIVGLIGIQIAAKPPDREHPYGHRKFETLASIMIAVILAVVAFEIVHSAFERFGNGNHPEVTAISFVVMLGTMVVNYAVTTYESKVGKELNSEVLLADSAHTRSDIYVSLSVIIGLVAIYAGYPIIDPAVSILIALVILHAGAEIIFHSVSILADESQIDTDEIEQVVCNIEGVIDCHKIRTRGPPGNVYVDLHVEVDPEMSTYKSHTISHIVQYRIRENFEGIEDVLVHIEPAHTRSI; from the coding sequence ATGTACGACATGGACCTTCGTTTCAGGAAAATACGGAAAGTTATGGTCTATGTACTTTTCCTGAACCTGGCTGTATCGTCCGCGAAGATCGCATACGGCTACTACACCAACGTTCTCAGTATGCAGTCCGATGGTTTCCATTCTCTTTTCGATGGTGTTTCCAATATCGTGGGTCTTATCGGTATCCAGATAGCAGCTAAACCGCCTGACAGGGAACATCCGTACGGTCATCGTAAGTTCGAGACACTGGCATCTATAATGATCGCTGTGATACTGGCAGTTGTCGCATTCGAGATAGTCCATTCGGCATTCGAACGTTTTGGTAACGGCAATCATCCTGAGGTCACTGCCATCAGTTTTGTTGTGATGCTCGGCACCATGGTTGTGAACTATGCTGTTACGACCTATGAAAGCAAGGTCGGTAAAGAGCTTAACAGTGAGGTACTGCTTGCAGATTCAGCTCACACGAGAAGTGATATCTATGTCTCACTATCTGTGATCATAGGTCTGGTAGCTATCTATGCGGGTTATCCGATCATCGATCCTGCAGTCTCTATCCTTATCGCATTGGTGATATTACATGCAGGCGCAGAGATCATATTTCATAGTGTATCCATACTTGCAGATGAATCCCAGATAGATACCGATGAGATAGAACAGGTTGTCTGCAATATCGAAGGTGTTATCGATTGCCATAAGATACGTACAAGGGGTCCACCGGGAAATGTCTATGTGGACCTTCATGTAGAAGTTGACCCTGAGATGAGCACCTACAAGTCCCATACGATCTCCCATATAGTCCAGTATCGTATCAGGGAGAACTTCGAGGGAATAGAGGATGTGCTGGTGCATATCGAGCCTGCCCACACACGGTCGATATAA
- a CDS encoding substrate-binding domain-containing protein gives MNFKKLFNDEAGVSPIVATLVLVVVAIAGAAAVGTIMGSFSSDVSDEASAAEAASGASAELLIAGSTTVQPVSELLADAYMGENAGVKVTVQAGGSGAGIASAEMDVVDIGSASEPVDTVTEHPTLQVHQIGASAVVPISKGVTCNGPITAAEMLALYQAADADGMVASGSLPSNLSATADVQVYQREEAGSGSEECFAKWLGDKHYIDNTNATKATGNPGVLAAVEAGSTTAPAIGFVDIGFVEDTTVEIINVGAGTDFDDNNDEALLQLQGETSTFPAKLTRPLNYLTLGEPSSIEQSFIDFATQPAQKGIFSEVGYYSLYDL, from the coding sequence ATGAACTTTAAGAAACTTTTCAACGATGAAGCAGGTGTTTCACCTATCGTTGCAACCCTCGTCTTAGTAGTGGTAGCAATCGCTGGTGCAGCAGCTGTAGGTACGATCATGGGCTCTTTCTCAAGCGACGTTTCCGACGAAGCAAGTGCAGCAGAAGCCGCATCAGGCGCATCCGCAGAACTCCTTATTGCAGGTTCAACAACTGTTCAGCCAGTCTCTGAACTTCTTGCAGATGCCTACATGGGAGAAAATGCTGGTGTTAAAGTAACAGTTCAGGCAGGCGGTTCCGGTGCAGGTATTGCATCAGCTGAAATGGACGTTGTAGACATTGGTTCAGCATCTGAGCCAGTAGATACAGTAACAGAGCACCCAACACTGCAGGTTCATCAAATTGGTGCAAGTGCAGTAGTTCCAATTTCCAAAGGTGTCACCTGTAATGGTCCAATAACAGCTGCTGAAATGCTTGCATTGTATCAGGCAGCAGATGCAGATGGTATGGTAGCATCTGGTTCTTTACCAAGCAACCTCTCCGCTACCGCTGACGTACAGGTCTATCAGAGAGAAGAGGCAGGCAGTGGCAGTGAAGAATGTTTCGCTAAGTGGCTTGGTGACAAACACTACATAGACAATACAAATGCAACAAAGGCAACTGGAAATCCTGGTGTACTCGCAGCTGTAGAGGCTGGATCCACAACAGCTCCTGCAATTGGATTCGTAGACATTGGATTCGTTGAGGACACAACAGTAGAAATTATTAATGTAGGTGCCGGTACAGACTTCGATGACAACAATGATGAGGCTCTTCTCCAGCTTCAGGGTGAGACAAGCACATTCCCTGCAAAGCTTACCAGACCTCTCAACTACCTTACACTTGGTGAGCCTTCCTCAATTGAGCAGTCATTTATTGATTTCGCTACCCAGCCAGCTCAGAAGGGAATCTTCTCAGAAGTCGGATATTATTCATTGTACGACCTCTAA
- the aroC gene encoding chorismate synthase, translating to MPGNSFGHSFRITTWGESHGKALGVVVDGVPAGLELSEADVQKDLDRRRPGQSEVSTPRSESDSVEILSGVIDGVTTGMPVSMLVWNKNAKSSAYDYIKDIPRPGHADQSYSEKYGIRDHRGGGRSSGRETIGRVAGGAVARKLLSLAGIEVFAHVTELGGVKARPLSFDEVRDNVDSNVVRCADPEAAEKMLEQVNAARNEGDSIGGVVEIIATGVPAGLGEPVFGKLDADLACAMMGIGAVKGVEIGAGFECSKMKGSQMNDPYMLENGHVVPAMNNAGGITGGISTGMPVICRIAVKPTPSISKSQKSVDTASMKEIDVEIHGRHDPTIPPRMVPVAESMMALVLMDHMIRSGRIGPDSLLV from the coding sequence ATGCCAGGAAATTCATTCGGACATTCTTTCAGGATCACCACCTGGGGCGAATCCCACGGGAAAGCCCTGGGAGTCGTAGTCGATGGTGTACCTGCAGGACTTGAGCTTTCAGAAGCAGACGTTCAGAAGGACCTTGACCGCCGCCGGCCAGGTCAGAGCGAGGTATCGACACCACGTTCGGAATCAGATTCCGTGGAGATACTCTCCGGTGTTATCGATGGTGTTACAACAGGAATGCCTGTATCCATGCTTGTATGGAACAAGAATGCGAAGTCCAGTGCATATGATTATATCAAGGATATCCCAAGACCCGGACATGCCGACCAGTCATATTCTGAGAAGTATGGCATACGTGATCACAGGGGAGGCGGAAGATCATCAGGCAGGGAGACCATCGGCAGGGTTGCCGGGGGTGCAGTTGCCAGAAAACTCCTTTCACTTGCAGGCATCGAAGTGTTCGCTCACGTTACCGAACTTGGTGGAGTGAAGGCCAGACCTCTTTCCTTTGATGAGGTCCGTGACAATGTCGATAGCAATGTTGTCCGATGTGCTGATCCCGAAGCAGCCGAAAAGATGCTTGAACAGGTCAATGCTGCCCGTAATGAAGGTGATAGTATCGGCGGTGTCGTAGAGATAATAGCCACAGGTGTCCCGGCAGGTCTTGGTGAACCGGTATTCGGTAAACTCGATGCTGACCTTGCCTGCGCCATGATGGGTATAGGTGCTGTAAAAGGTGTGGAGATAGGTGCAGGATTCGAATGCTCTAAGATGAAAGGCAGTCAGATGAACGACCCCTACATGCTTGAGAACGGACACGTAGTTCCGGCAATGAATAATGCAGGCGGTATCACAGGTGGCATATCCACAGGAATGCCTGTCATCTGCAGGATCGCTGTAAAACCAACGCCTTCTATCTCAAAATCGCAGAAAAGTGTTGATACTGCATCTATGAAAGAGATAGATGTTGAGATCCATGGAAGGCATGATCCAACCATTCCACCGAGAATGGTGCCTGTGGCAGAGTCCATGATGGCACTTGTGCTCATGGACCATATGATAAGAAGCGGTCGTATAGGACCTGATTCTCTTTTAGTATAG
- a CDS encoding type II secretion system F family protein encodes MVRTRDVDVHQAFNDGETNKYVEKYKMFCYVFGKQVDRKPQEDVARSLYQADMVLTPGMFISLALVTAALASVIIFILSVILFSNSSSPLVYISVLTFLTFGLTVSGFPFMLYNKVSNKNMNIEQELPFTLGYMTILASSGSSPMDVIRKVAIEDYGDVSVEFGKVMYRVDVLGEDGVSAMNHLIRNTSSESLRNICIDLANAMQSGGGLRTYLEMKSNELMDMRRKMQKEFVDSLGVYGEGYLSGVVMSVVLVVLMIVVTSALGIDLGPFTAKQMFQFFVYFMLPFINIVFLILLWMKYSRSTL; translated from the coding sequence ATGGTCAGGACCCGGGATGTTGATGTACATCAGGCTTTCAATGATGGTGAGACCAACAAATACGTAGAGAAATACAAGATGTTCTGCTACGTCTTCGGTAAGCAGGTAGACAGGAAACCACAGGAAGATGTTGCCAGATCACTATATCAGGCGGATATGGTACTTACCCCCGGTATGTTCATCTCCCTTGCGCTTGTAACTGCAGCACTAGCATCAGTGATCATCTTCATACTATCAGTCATTCTTTTCAGTAATTCCTCTTCCCCGCTTGTGTATATATCAGTCCTTACCTTCCTGACATTTGGTCTGACGGTCAGTGGCTTTCCTTTCATGCTCTATAACAAGGTCTCCAACAAGAACATGAATATCGAACAGGAACTCCCTTTCACATTGGGTTATATGACGATCCTTGCAAGTTCGGGTTCGTCCCCTATGGATGTGATAAGGAAGGTTGCCATAGAGGATTACGGGGATGTCTCAGTTGAATTTGGCAAGGTGATGTACCGTGTGGATGTTCTGGGTGAGGACGGTGTCAGTGCCATGAACCATCTTATAAGAAATACGTCTTCGGAATCCCTCAGGAATATTTGTATAGACCTTGCCAATGCCATGCAATCCGGTGGAGGCTTACGTACCTATCTTGAGATGAAATCGAATGAACTTATGGATATGAGGAGAAAGATGCAAAAGGAGTTCGTTGATTCCCTTGGTGTATATGGTGAAGGTTATCTGAGCGGAGTTGTGATGAGTGTGGTACTTGTGGTCCTCATGATCGTGGTCACAAGTGCTCTGGGTATCGACCTCGGACCTTTCACAGCCAAACAGATGTTCCAGTTCTTCGTCTATTTCATGTTGCCTTTCATCAATATCGTTTTCCTGATCCTGCTCTGGATGAAATATTCAAGGAGTACTCTATGA
- a CDS encoding AAA family ATPase, with protein sequence MVKIAVTGKGGVGKTTLSGTLARMLARDGYDVLAIDADADMNLASSLGIDKAPEPLTDYQDLIEERAGEKEGMFKFNPKVDDIVDKFGVTGPDNVKMLVMGTIERGGSGCMCPASAFLKAFLRHVVLKDTSAVILDMEAGIEHLGRGTTRGIDLMIIVVEPGMRSIETAQRIKQLSEGIDVEHLAAIINKGTAANIKPKLEELGIPVLGEVAYDPDLMEADFNGLAPIDVGGKWVDSVTEIKDRMLEMIAGFEKEDKAQ encoded by the coding sequence ATGGTTAAAATTGCAGTCACCGGGAAAGGCGGAGTAGGTAAGACAACACTGTCAGGCACCCTTGCAAGGATGCTGGCAAGGGATGGATATGATGTGCTTGCCATTGATGCCGATGCTGATATGAACCTTGCTTCCTCACTTGGGATAGATAAAGCCCCTGAGCCACTTACAGATTATCAGGACCTTATAGAAGAGAGGGCCGGGGAAAAGGAAGGCATGTTCAAGTTCAACCCGAAGGTGGATGACATTGTGGATAAATTTGGTGTTACAGGACCTGATAACGTCAAAATGCTCGTAATGGGAACCATCGAAAGGGGAGGAAGTGGTTGTATGTGCCCTGCATCTGCATTCCTGAAGGCTTTCCTGAGACATGTAGTGCTCAAGGATACCAGTGCTGTCATTCTTGATATGGAAGCAGGTATCGAGCATCTGGGTCGTGGTACCACCCGTGGTATCGATCTTATGATAATTGTCGTTGAGCCGGGTATGCGCTCCATAGAGACCGCACAGAGGATCAAGCAGCTTTCAGAGGGTATTGACGTGGAACACCTTGCTGCGATCATCAACAAAGGCACTGCTGCAAATATAAAGCCAAAACTGGAAGAGCTTGGAATACCGGTCCTCGGGGAAGTTGCCTATGACCCTGACCTCATGGAAGCCGACTTCAATGGTCTTGCCCCGATCGATGTAGGCGGGAAGTGGGTGGATTCCGTCACAGAGATAAAGGACAGGATGCTTGAGATGATAGCAGGTTTCGAGAAGGAAGATAAAGCTCAATAG
- a CDS encoding formylglycine-generating enzyme family protein produces MSITVVLFSGCISDNGGADTPEIINNSIGMELVLIPAGEFYMGTDSTPVVAFDDPVHKVTIDEQFYMAESEVTQKQWTAIMGDNPSYFKSDDLPVEQVSWYDAQEFIARLNEMENTDKYRLPTEAEWEYACRAGTSTDFSFSDKATDLDTYGWSDSYGWCAINSNSTTNPVNQKEPNSWGLYDMHGNVWEWVQDNWHDNYEGAPADGTAWEEGKLNSRVGRGGSWMDGPNICKSHFRGSLDANSTSNVLGFRIVKDI; encoded by the coding sequence TTGTCCATTACAGTTGTTCTTTTTTCAGGTTGTATATCTGATAATGGAGGTGCTGATACCCCTGAGATCATCAACAATTCCATTGGAATGGAACTTGTCCTGATACCAGCAGGTGAGTTCTACATGGGAACCGACTCCACACCTGTGGTTGCCTTCGATGATCCGGTACACAAGGTGACCATAGATGAACAATTCTATATGGCAGAGTCCGAGGTCACACAGAAGCAATGGACAGCAATAATGGGAGATAATCCATCTTACTTCAAAAGTGATGATCTGCCTGTTGAACAGGTATCCTGGTACGATGCACAGGAATTCATTGCCAGGTTGAACGAGATGGAGAACACCGATAAGTACCGTCTTCCAACCGAAGCTGAATGGGAATATGCTTGCAGGGCAGGAACAAGTACTGACTTTTCTTTCTCTGACAAAGCCACTGACCTTGATACCTATGGATGGTCCGACAGTTATGGCTGGTGTGCTATTAATTCGAATAGTACTACAAACCCTGTAAACCAGAAGGAACCGAATTCATGGGGTCTCTATGACATGCACGGGAATGTATGGGAATGGGTACAGGATAACTGGCACGACAATTATGAAGGTGCACCTGCTGATGGAACGGCATGGGAGGAAGGGAAGCTGAACAGCCGGGTAGGACGTGGCGGAAGCTGGATGGACGGACCCAATATATGTAAGAGCCATTTCCGTGGAAGCCTTGATGCCAACAGTACATCGAACGTTCTGGGATTTCGGATCGTGAAAGATATCTGA
- a CDS encoding phosphate uptake regulator PhoU, whose protein sequence is MDTRKVQITGRSTYVLTLPKKWAVRSELEAGSHISIFYQEDGSLLLKPPGIRSSKHPKKLKFKKELEHLKRDIVGLYIVGDHQAIEISGDNISSEEKREIKDLCHRLVGFEIVESSEKKIMIKNFLDTDDLTIEKGLKRMSSLVYLMLDELAMAFEEDDKDMCKHIITRDDDLDRMFLLVSKQHVDRLNLKKQSKEDKLSLVESFYYRMAANDVERIGDHISKISLHFSYISLPQDVRSILADLCRDCQSIFMDSSEALRESDSGMANNVLGRDQLFTEKLINASQVPAEDSIELIIDSFSRIKDYASNIAESAIDLSQL, encoded by the coding sequence ATGGATACAAGAAAAGTACAGATAACGGGCAGATCCACTTATGTATTGACCCTTCCAAAGAAATGGGCCGTTCGCTCAGAACTGGAGGCGGGTTCCCATATATCCATATTCTATCAGGAGGACGGGTCGTTACTTCTGAAGCCTCCGGGTATCAGGTCATCTAAGCATCCAAAGAAGCTGAAGTTCAAAAAAGAACTGGAACATCTGAAAAGGGACATAGTCGGCCTGTATATTGTAGGTGACCATCAGGCAATAGAGATAAGTGGTGACAATATATCCTCTGAAGAGAAGCGGGAGATAAAGGACCTGTGCCATCGTCTTGTAGGGTTTGAGATCGTTGAAAGTAGTGAAAAGAAGATAATGATAAAGAACTTCCTTGATACAGACGATCTCACGATCGAGAAAGGTCTGAAAAGGATGTCATCCCTTGTGTATCTCATGCTGGATGAACTTGCAATGGCCTTTGAAGAGGATGATAAGGACATGTGCAAACACATCATCACCCGCGATGATGACCTTGACAGGATGTTCCTGCTTGTCTCAAAACAGCATGTTGACCGCCTGAACCTGAAGAAACAGTCAAAGGAAGATAAACTGAGCCTTGTTGAATCCTTCTACTACCGGATGGCTGCAAATGATGTTGAACGAATAGGTGATCACATCTCCAAGATATCATTACATTTTTCTTATATATCGCTTCCACAGGATGTACGTTCAATACTTGCAGATCTTTGCAGGGATTGCCAGTCCATCTTTATGGACAGCAGCGAGGCTTTAAGGGAGTCTGACAGCGGGATGGCAAATAATGTACTTGGAAGGGATCAGCTCTTCACTGAGAAGCTTATCAATGCAAGTCAGGTTCCGGCCGAGGATTCCATTGAACTGATAATTGACAGTTTCAGCAGGATAAAGGATTATGCATCGAATATTGCAGAGTCTGCGATCGATCTATCACAATTATAG